One window of Chloroflexus aggregans DSM 9485 genomic DNA carries:
- a CDS encoding metal-dependent transcriptional regulator yields the protein MSESVEMYLVMTALLRKAPDQPVPLSVLASRLGVSQVSANEMCHRLQERGFLCYQPYHGVTLTPDGEEWAQRILSRRRMWVIFLVENLGIDPAEADALACQLEHITSERLDAALKAFLERDPATRIDAEAMPQSLAACTAGTHGVITTIDAEPAASAFLARQGLAPGATVEVLAVSDDQSVLVQTGEHQLALAPSLAARVMMAVPAADRRAAWRRCSAFWACVRGEPHECPPVR from the coding sequence TGATGACGGCCCTCTTGCGCAAAGCGCCCGATCAGCCGGTGCCGCTGTCGGTGCTGGCTAGCCGGCTTGGGGTGTCGCAAGTCTCGGCCAACGAAATGTGCCATCGCTTACAAGAACGCGGCTTCCTCTGCTACCAGCCCTACCACGGTGTCACTCTCACCCCCGATGGTGAAGAGTGGGCGCAGCGGATACTCTCGCGCCGGCGGATGTGGGTGATTTTTCTGGTCGAAAACCTCGGCATCGATCCGGCGGAGGCCGATGCGCTGGCGTGCCAACTCGAACATATCACCTCAGAGCGGCTCGATGCAGCATTGAAAGCATTTCTAGAGCGCGACCCCGCGACGCGGATCGATGCCGAAGCAATGCCGCAATCGCTCGCTGCCTGCACCGCCGGCACGCACGGCGTGATCACAACGATTGACGCGGAACCGGCAGCCTCTGCCTTTCTCGCCCGGCAAGGGTTGGCTCCCGGCGCTACCGTCGAGGTATTGGCGGTCAGTGACGATCAATCGGTGTTGGTGCAAACCGGCGAACACCAACTCGCCCTTGCGCCCTCGCTCGCGGCGCGGGTGATGATGGCGGTCCCCGCTGCCGATCGGCGGGCCGCTTGGCGGCGGTGTAGCGCATTTTGGGCTTGTGTGCGCGGTGAACCCCACGAGTGCCCGCCGGTTAGGTAG
- a CDS encoding FeoA family protein, protein MATATTMTLDQLARDQPAVIVRIEGDRALRRRLLDMGLITGETVIVSGVAPLGDPLEVTVKGYRLSLRKADARSIQVELKQ, encoded by the coding sequence ATGGCAACCGCGACCACGATGACCCTCGACCAACTGGCGCGTGACCAACCGGCGGTGATTGTGCGGATCGAGGGTGACCGCGCGCTGCGCCGCCGTTTGCTCGATATGGGCCTGATTACCGGCGAGACGGTGATTGTGAGCGGCGTTGCGCCGCTCGGCGATCCGCTGGAGGTGACGGTGAAGGGCTATCGATTATCGTTGCGCAAGGCCGATGCGCGTTCGATTCAGGTGGAGCTGAAGCAATGA
- a CDS encoding FeoA family protein — protein MKQTSHPIPLRFVNHGVRAKLVGIQSSQRISRRLSELGFVPGIELSVVADSGSALMITLGDTRMALEYPLAHALLVTVVEQGAC, from the coding sequence ATGAAACAGACGAGCCATCCGATTCCGTTGCGGTTTGTCAATCACGGGGTTCGTGCGAAGTTGGTTGGAATTCAAAGCAGCCAGCGCATCAGCCGGCGCTTGTCTGAGTTGGGGTTTGTGCCCGGTATTGAGCTGTCGGTGGTGGCGGATAGCGGTAGCGCTTTGATGATCACTCTCGGCGATACCCGGATGGCGTTGGAGTACCCGCTGGCCCATGCGTTGTTGGTGACGGTGGTTGAACAGGGAGCTTGCTGA
- a CDS encoding FeoB small GTPase domain-containing protein, which yields MAAALVALAGNPNVGKSTIFNALTGLNQHTGNWPGKTVERKEGRLTLKGMAVTVVDLPGAYSLAARSLEEQIARDFIVRERPDLVVNVVDAANLERNLYMTAQLLETGVPLLVALNMIDIAKTRGITIHTAALADGLGVPVVALAAGRGEGLSALKAALAERLAALPKNKLAREVAV from the coding sequence ATGGCGGCGGCATTGGTGGCTTTGGCTGGGAATCCGAATGTGGGCAAGAGTACGATTTTCAATGCGCTGACCGGACTCAATCAGCACACCGGCAACTGGCCGGGCAAGACGGTCGAACGCAAAGAGGGGCGCTTGACGCTGAAGGGGATGGCAGTGACGGTGGTCGATCTGCCTGGTGCTTACAGTCTGGCCGCCCGTTCGCTCGAAGAGCAGATCGCGCGCGATTTTATTGTCCGCGAGCGGCCCGATCTGGTGGTGAACGTGGTTGATGCCGCGAATCTCGAACGCAACCTTTACATGACGGCCCAATTGCTTGAAACTGGCGTACCGTTGTTGGTGGCGTTGAATATGATCGACATCGCCAAAACGCGCGGTATCACCATTCATACCGCGGCGCTGGCCGATGGTTTGGGGGTGCCAGTGGTGGCGCTGGCGGCTGGTCGCGGTGAGGGTCTGTCGGCGCTGAAAGCGGCGCTGGCTGAGCGGTTGGCTGCTCTGCCCAAGAACAAGCTGGCGCGTGAGGTGGCAGTATGA
- the feoB gene encoding ferrous iron transport protein B codes for MTTVAGFAPQIPFSYPAPVEREIAQLAVLFAQTPALAVYPARWLAIQVLEGDETLLAEIEAHGGSAVVVALNDSLERLRAIYGDELDIVMVDQRYRFVHEVVTRGVTRPATPPATLSDRIDRIVTHRWFGIPIFLAVMWVVFKLTTDVAAPFVDWLDSVVSGPLSRWVSALLGMVGAGGGWFEALLIDGVIAGVGGVLAFVPVLLSLYFALALLEDSGYMARAAFVMDRVMRLFGLHGKSFLPMIVGFGCSVPAIYATRTLDSRRDRILTGLLVPFMSCSARLPVYVLIAMIFFPAYAGQVIFGLYLTGIVVAVGVGALARRTLFARQPPTPFVLELPPYRVPTLRNIWRQMWERTAAFGRKAGTVIVATSVVVWLLLAIPARGNGQFAATSVDQSAFATLAHAVAPVFAPLGFGNWESSGALVTGLIAKEVVVGTLTQVYGGDGAVAETAAPPSWGEDAAAIVTGFGAAMGDALRALLGIIGINLGAADAEPVADGLAAAIQAGLAASSNGHATAAALALLVFVLLYTPCVATLAASRHEFGLRWMLTSLLGQFAIAWLAALIVFQGGRLIGM; via the coding sequence ATGACGACGGTGGCCGGGTTTGCGCCGCAGATTCCTTTTTCCTATCCTGCGCCGGTCGAGCGCGAGATCGCGCAGTTGGCGGTGCTCTTCGCCCAAACGCCAGCGTTGGCTGTCTATCCGGCGCGCTGGCTGGCGATTCAGGTACTGGAAGGCGATGAAACGCTGCTGGCCGAGATCGAGGCCCACGGCGGCAGCGCCGTGGTTGTGGCGCTGAACGACAGCCTTGAGCGGTTGCGCGCGATCTATGGCGATGAGCTCGATATCGTGATGGTTGACCAGCGCTACCGCTTCGTTCACGAGGTAGTCACTCGCGGCGTGACTCGCCCGGCGACCCCGCCTGCTACGCTCTCTGACCGGATCGACCGCATCGTGACGCATCGCTGGTTCGGCATTCCTATTTTTCTGGCCGTCATGTGGGTGGTCTTCAAACTAACCACCGATGTCGCGGCGCCGTTTGTTGATTGGCTCGATAGCGTGGTGAGCGGCCCGCTCAGCCGTTGGGTGAGCGCGTTGCTGGGTATGGTTGGCGCCGGCGGCGGCTGGTTTGAGGCGCTGCTGATCGATGGCGTGATTGCCGGGGTGGGTGGGGTGCTGGCCTTTGTGCCGGTGCTGTTGAGCCTCTACTTTGCGCTGGCGCTTTTGGAAGATTCGGGGTACATGGCCCGTGCTGCCTTTGTGATGGATCGGGTTATGCGGCTGTTTGGCCTCCACGGCAAGAGCTTTTTGCCCATGATTGTCGGTTTTGGCTGCTCAGTGCCGGCGATCTACGCCACTCGCACGCTCGATAGCCGTCGCGATCGCATTCTCACCGGTCTGCTGGTGCCGTTTATGAGTTGCAGCGCGCGTCTGCCGGTCTATGTGCTGATTGCGATGATCTTCTTCCCCGCCTACGCCGGGCAGGTGATCTTCGGATTGTACCTCACCGGCATTGTAGTGGCGGTGGGGGTGGGGGCGCTAGCACGCCGTACTCTGTTCGCGCGCCAGCCGCCAACCCCGTTCGTGCTCGAACTGCCGCCGTACCGCGTGCCCACCCTGCGCAATATCTGGCGGCAGATGTGGGAACGCACCGCGGCGTTTGGGCGCAAGGCGGGTACGGTGATCGTGGCGACGAGCGTCGTGGTCTGGCTGTTGCTGGCGATCCCGGCGCGCGGCAATGGCCAATTTGCCGCGACGTCGGTTGATCAAAGCGCCTTTGCTACGCTGGCCCACGCGGTGGCGCCGGTGTTTGCGCCGCTCGGTTTTGGCAATTGGGAAAGCAGCGGCGCGCTGGTGACCGGCCTGATCGCGAAAGAGGTGGTGGTTGGCACGCTGACGCAGGTGTATGGGGGAGATGGTGCGGTCGCCGAGACGGCAGCGCCGCCGTCGTGGGGTGAAGATGCGGCGGCGATTGTCACCGGTTTTGGCGCGGCGATGGGCGATGCGCTGCGCGCGTTGCTGGGGATCATCGGGATCAACCTCGGCGCAGCGGATGCTGAGCCGGTGGCTGACGGGTTAGCGGCGGCGATCCAAGCCGGCCTAGCTGCGAGCAGCAACGGCCATGCGACAGCGGCGGCGCTCGCCTTGCTCGTCTTTGTCTTGCTCTATACGCCGTGCGTGGCGACGCTAGCCGCTAGCCGACACGAGTTCGGCCTGCGCTGGATGCTGACCAGTTTGCTGGGCCAGTTTGCGATTGCGTGGCTGGCGGCGTTGATCGTGTTCCAAGGCGGGCGCTTGATCGGCATGTAA
- a CDS encoding FeoC-like transcriptional regulator yields the protein MLYQVLEMLEQAEQPLSLAELSQRLQIEPSALEGMIAFWVRKGRLRDTAVLGCGGGGAGCTCHAHPQGCPFRSVGPRMITLSD from the coding sequence ATGCTCTATCAAGTCCTCGAAATGCTCGAACAAGCCGAACAACCGTTGTCGCTGGCCGAACTCAGCCAGCGCTTGCAGATCGAACCGAGCGCGCTTGAGGGGATGATCGCGTTTTGGGTGCGCAAAGGCCGGTTGCGCGATACAGCGGTGCTAGGTTGCGGTGGGGGCGGAGCCGGCTGCACGTGCCATGCTCATCCGCAGGGGTGCCCGTTTCGCAGTGTCGGCCCACGTATGATCACGTTGAGCGACTAA
- a CDS encoding YitT family protein, which produces MTASSRWRRIASTMYDYVLLTIGALLSATAVRFFLVPNQVVSGGITGVAQLLNTFLGTPVGAVVLILNVPLLITGWRYLGGAVFGVRTFYTVVVMSLAIDVLTPFARPITNDPLLYSLYGGLIDGLGIGLVLRARGTTGGSDILARLIERRFGIQPGRSLLGFDTMVFTAALFSYGPEKILYALLVAFTSSRAIDTVLAAGKGARQALIITSTPEPIRQAVLHRLGRGLTQLEGIGGYTGMTRAVLLCVVARTEIGALKNIISTVDPAAFVIVGEVDEVIGEGFSRST; this is translated from the coding sequence ATGACCGCTTCATCGCGCTGGCGGCGGATTGCCAGCACAATGTACGACTACGTTTTGCTCACGATTGGCGCGCTGCTCAGCGCCACTGCCGTGCGCTTCTTTCTAGTGCCGAATCAGGTGGTGAGCGGCGGCATTACTGGCGTGGCCCAGTTGCTGAACACCTTCCTCGGTACACCGGTCGGCGCGGTGGTGCTGATCCTCAACGTACCGTTGCTCATTACCGGCTGGCGCTACCTCGGCGGGGCGGTCTTCGGCGTGCGCACGTTTTACACGGTGGTGGTGATGTCGCTGGCGATCGATGTCCTCACCCCTTTTGCCCGCCCGATCACCAACGATCCGCTGCTGTACAGCCTCTACGGCGGCCTGATTGACGGCTTGGGGATCGGGTTGGTCTTGCGCGCACGCGGCACCACCGGCGGGAGCGATATTCTCGCCCGTCTGATCGAGCGGCGTTTTGGCATTCAACCGGGTCGCAGCTTGTTAGGCTTCGACACGATGGTCTTTACCGCGGCCCTGTTTAGCTACGGCCCCGAAAAGATTCTGTACGCGCTGCTGGTGGCGTTTACCTCTAGTCGGGCGATTGACACGGTGCTGGCTGCCGGCAAAGGCGCACGGCAGGCGCTGATTATCACCTCTACCCCAGAACCGATCCGGCAAGCCGTGCTCCACCGGCTCGGTCGCGGCCTTACCCAACTCGAAGGCATTGGCGGCTACACTGGTATGACGCGGGCCGTGTTGCTCTGCGTGGTGGCCCGCACCGAAATTGGTGCGCTCAAGAATATCATTAGTACGGTTGACCCCGCCGCCTTCGTGATTGTCGGCGAGGTCGACGAGGTGATCGGCGAAGGGTTTAGTCGCTCAACGTGA
- the metK gene encoding methionine adenosyltransferase, whose protein sequence is MANTFMNSPRFYFTSESVSEGHPDKMCDQISDAILDAFLSHDPKAWVAVETATTTGLIVVLGEVTYERGYIPIEEIVRRTVKEIGYTSGECGFDADTCGVMVAIHGQSPDIAMGVDKALEAKIGAMQDDVEAVGAGDQGMMFGFACDETPELMPASIALAHRLIRRLERVRKDGTLPYLRPDAKSQVTVEYSFGKPVRVDTVLISSQHAPDVTQEQIRDDLIEHVIKTEVPEAWLDTQTKIFINPTGRFVIGGPMGDSGLTGRKIIVDTYGGVARHGGGAFSGKDPSKVDRSAAYACRWVAKNIVAAGLARRVELQVSYAIGVARPLSLSVETFGTGAVADEVILKAVNEVFDLRPGAIIRDLDLRRPIYRKTAAGGHFGRTDIDLPWERTNRVEELRRAAGL, encoded by the coding sequence ATGGCGAACACCTTCATGAACTCCCCGCGCTTCTACTTCACCAGCGAAAGTGTGAGCGAGGGGCACCCCGACAAGATGTGCGACCAGATAAGCGACGCTATCCTCGACGCCTTCCTCAGCCACGATCCGAAAGCGTGGGTCGCGGTCGAGACCGCTACCACCACCGGGTTGATCGTCGTGTTGGGTGAAGTGACCTACGAGCGCGGCTATATCCCGATCGAAGAGATCGTCCGCCGCACGGTCAAAGAGATCGGCTACACCAGCGGCGAATGCGGCTTCGATGCCGACACCTGCGGCGTGATGGTCGCCATTCACGGCCAATCGCCCGACATCGCCATGGGGGTTGACAAGGCGCTCGAAGCCAAGATTGGCGCGATGCAAGATGATGTCGAGGCGGTCGGTGCCGGCGATCAGGGTATGATGTTCGGCTTCGCCTGTGACGAGACGCCTGAGCTGATGCCGGCCAGCATTGCACTCGCTCACCGGCTGATCCGCCGGCTCGAGCGGGTGCGCAAAGACGGCACCTTGCCCTACCTGCGCCCTGATGCCAAGTCGCAAGTGACGGTTGAGTACAGCTTCGGTAAGCCGGTGCGAGTGGATACGGTGCTGATCAGCAGCCAGCACGCGCCCGATGTCACCCAAGAGCAAATCCGGGACGATCTGATCGAGCACGTGATCAAGACCGAAGTGCCGGAAGCGTGGCTTGACACGCAGACCAAGATCTTCATCAACCCGACCGGGCGCTTCGTGATCGGCGGCCCAATGGGAGACAGCGGCCTGACCGGACGCAAGATTATCGTTGATACCTACGGCGGCGTGGCCCGCCACGGCGGTGGCGCCTTCAGCGGCAAAGACCCCTCGAAGGTCGATCGCAGCGCCGCCTACGCCTGCCGCTGGGTAGCCAAGAACATCGTCGCCGCCGGCCTTGCCCGCCGCGTCGAGCTGCAAGTGAGCTACGCCATCGGCGTTGCCCGCCCGCTCTCGCTCAGCGTCGAGACCTTTGGCACCGGCGCGGTAGCCGATGAGGTGATTCTGAAGGCGGTCAACGAGGTGTTTGACCTGCGGCCCGGCGCGATCATCCGCGACCTCGACTTGCGCCGCCCGATCTACCGCAAGACCGCAGCCGGCGGGCACTTTGGCCGCACCGACATCGATCTGCCGTGGGAGCGCACCAACCGCGTGGAGGAGTTGCGCCGCGCGGCTGGATTATAG
- a CDS encoding PAS domain-containing protein, producing MIDDTASVPSPFLNSDVVAAPLNTLLECIVEIVIILAPDQTIRFASPALTNLLGHPQALVVNRSLYDFVHVDDHDRLQRHLAQLADSQCRRQPIRVRLQHAEGGWYIFELRCCNRQHQPEVGGIILSGYDVTALLAADYALRNNEFRYRQLLELAPLLIIISNLPEGIIRYCNPAGARIFGVDDPAEPVNQPLTEFLSGEDHDLMRKRRQALRNGQLLQPARYHIYARDQIVRVIEVQGTLIEGPGEIQVLTIGYDVTDRVEAERQLNLRARVLSQINEAVIVTDRSGAIIYLNEMAAYLYAVQPEAIIGQPLSRLFTAEPLPYQPVQPSVQSFSTGWRGELIHRLPDGRAMMVEVRIDPLYHDELANGDALIVVRDITARKQAEERLRLLESVVVHTNDAVIILDAEPLHAPGPFIRYANAACSQLTGYATNELIGRSLRILHGPATDSVTLNRLWETMERQQPARFALLYYTRAGKPIWVDLSLSPVTAFRLIENRSNQHTARG from the coding sequence CCTTTTCTGAACAGTGATGTCGTAGCTGCGCCTCTCAACACGCTGCTAGAATGTATCGTCGAAATAGTCATCATTCTCGCACCTGATCAGACCATCCGCTTTGCCAGCCCAGCCCTGACCAACCTGCTCGGCCATCCGCAAGCCCTTGTGGTCAACCGATCCCTCTATGATTTCGTTCACGTCGACGACCACGACCGGTTGCAGCGCCATCTCGCTCAATTAGCCGATAGCCAATGCCGGCGCCAACCAATCCGGGTACGTCTACAACACGCCGAGGGCGGCTGGTACATTTTCGAGCTGCGGTGCTGTAACCGCCAGCACCAACCCGAAGTCGGCGGGATCATTCTCAGCGGCTATGATGTCACGGCGTTGCTTGCCGCCGATTATGCGCTGCGCAACAACGAATTTCGCTACCGCCAACTGCTCGAATTGGCCCCGCTGCTGATCATCATCAGCAACCTTCCAGAGGGAATTATCCGCTACTGCAACCCAGCCGGCGCACGCATCTTTGGCGTGGACGATCCAGCCGAGCCGGTCAACCAACCGCTGACCGAATTTCTCTCTGGCGAAGATCACGACCTGATGCGCAAGCGCCGTCAGGCACTGCGCAACGGCCAACTCCTCCAACCGGCCCGGTACCACATTTATGCCCGCGATCAGATTGTGCGCGTGATAGAGGTGCAAGGCACGTTGATCGAAGGCCCTGGCGAAATACAGGTCTTGACGATCGGTTACGATGTCACCGACCGGGTGGAAGCGGAACGGCAATTAAACTTGCGGGCGCGGGTGCTGTCGCAAATTAACGAGGCGGTGATCGTGACTGACCGCAGCGGCGCGATTATCTATCTCAACGAGATGGCGGCGTACCTCTACGCTGTTCAACCGGAAGCGATCATCGGCCAGCCGCTGAGCCGTCTGTTTACTGCTGAACCGCTGCCGTACCAGCCGGTGCAACCTTCGGTGCAGAGCTTCAGCACAGGTTGGCGCGGTGAATTAATCCATCGCCTGCCAGACGGGCGGGCCATGATGGTGGAGGTTCGTATCGATCCGCTCTACCACGACGAGTTAGCCAACGGCGACGCGCTGATCGTGGTGCGCGATATCACTGCGCGCAAACAGGCTGAAGAACGGTTGCGCCTGCTCGAATCGGTGGTGGTGCATACCAACGACGCCGTGATCATCCTCGACGCTGAACCGCTGCATGCACCCGGCCCATTTATTCGCTATGCCAACGCGGCCTGTAGCCAACTAACCGGCTATGCCACCAATGAGCTGATTGGCCGTAGCTTGCGCATCTTGCACGGCCCAGCTACCGATTCGGTGACACTCAACCGGCTGTGGGAAACGATGGAGCGACAGCAGCCAGCTCGCTTTGCATTGCTCTACTACACGCGCGCTGGCAAACCGATTTGGGTCGATCTCAGCTTGTCACCAGTTACTGCCTTCCGTCTGATAGAGAACAGGTCGAACCAACACACAGCAAGAGGTTGA